A part of Anabas testudineus chromosome 7, fAnaTes1.2, whole genome shotgun sequence genomic DNA contains:
- the znf217 gene encoding zinc finger protein 217, whose product MPTHSLLPFVESPDGLAQDILISNSASIPGPGSSMTPHTNYSEKTVLQSGGGVSLSCMFCDLTFAHQDELGPHVLTQHPTTFYEPAVLRVEAEFRIPGERSRPKPSSLPTEKEEVHSCIVCGQISQDASELETHMRKHKDYFTYCCNVCGRRFREPWFLKNHMKMHVKPGAKSKAQQDLETPVTINGIVQDRATEPVVTVYKMCMVCGFFFPDHDSLADHSKVHNREVEPGKDRDKANMDATTEPVAKQETFLHSLNLVPHSAGNSLQYERSSKWIPQLDPFNTYQAWQLATKGKIAVGPSNTKDIGQEASTDHEDCNSDKEELNNTWSEGQGDKTAKDILRKALQSQQQTVVENPEPQRRSLIQKDKEKGRPTTCEECQRTFRTYHQLVLHSRVHKRERGGEESPTSSVEGKLSRVGSLEHAEEGSEEGFEEAVLSENLGSGEDGFDRSKGRSKECGYCGKSFRSSYYLTVHLRTHTGEKPYKCAYCDYAAAQKTSLKYHLDRRHKDKPYVEIPSRPVPSMPSPNDGKHGNDNENPAPNRSTLWVPGDSSCTAGTPEDKFDSIDSKLGKPLVQMNPECEKLIAKSACSLPDDVLTKCPVPVNLKKEREEIKYENSEAPLNLSLKVSLSLPASAEPRNALIPIACSFCTYKSMYPEVLIMHKKLSHKDKFDRTKNNGFGGSLKQKRYTGCPPALDGKDVTPLPMIDRRHPRRTKSPPPQPAKPQEKTPVKQPPGPKRSPVHAPLHDVQESQCRKQNADSLPRQESSRYTELMRKSHTGSKHVMDRLPDRVGIGERSYPVRSGVIWHSDAARLCLSSRFGSLPQMDFGEPSSKRLKYSVPTGREADAGEKPGYRGSAGDGSGRLMMPGRSVKSTSQGLGPSTGSETLGSVKNTSTAVSGGLDTEWSVMNLLRSYTPNDLASLYHSTPANPSHGGLANPRAGGRAVLYQHLPTLPSLQRRDPSASSNQRYRATDKSA is encoded by the exons ATGCCGACTCATTCGTTGCTGCCATTTGTGGAGAGCCCAGATGGACTTGCCCAGGACATTCTGATAAGTAACAGTGCAAGCATCCCAGGGCCTGGGTCTAGCATGACACCACACACCAACTACTCAGAAAAGACTGTGTTGCAATCTGGTGGGGGAGTATCACTATCCTGTATGTTCTGTGATCTGACATTTGCTCACCAGGATGAGCTAGGACCGCATGTGTTAACACAGCATCCCACCACTTTCTATGAACCAGCTGTGCTTCGAGTTGAAGCAGAATTCAGGATCCCAGGAGAGAGATCCCGACCCAAACCCAGCAGCCTCCCTACTGAAAAAGAGGAGGTGCACAGCTGTATTGTATGTGGCCAGATATCACAAGATGCCAGTGAGCTGGAGACCCACATGAGGAAGCACAAGGACTACTTCACTTATTGCTGCAATGTTTGTGGACGGCGGTTTAGAGAACCGTGGTTCCTCAAGAACCACATGAAGATGCATGTAAAACCAGGAGCAAAAAGCAAGGCCCAGCAAGACCTTGAGACCCCCGTCACAATCAATGGCATTGTTCAAGACCGTGCTACAGAGCCTGTGGTCACAGTTTACAAAATGTGCATGGTGTGTGGGTTTTTCTTCCCTGACCATGACAGTTTGGCTGACCATAGTAAGGTACATAATCGAGAGGTAGAGCCAGGCAAAGATAGAGACAAAGCAAATATGGATGCCACTACTGAACCTGTTGCCAAACAGGAAACATTTCTTCATAGTCTAAATCTTGTGCCTCACTCTGCAGGAAATAGTTTACAATATGAAAGATCATCAAAATGGATTCCACAGTTGGATCCATTCAACACCTATCAGGCCTGGCAACTTGCTACTAAGGGCAAGATAGCAGTTGGTCCCAGTAATACTAAAGATATTGGCCAGGAAGCCAGCACAGACCACGAAGACTGTAACTCTGATAAGGAGGAGTTGAATAACACTTGGTCTGAGGGCCAAGGTGACAAGACTGCGAAAGACATTCTTAGGAAAGCGCTTCAGTCTCAGCAGCAGACTGTAGTGGAAAACCCAGAACCACAGCGGAGGTCTCTAATACAGAAAGATAAGGAGAAAGGAAGGCCTACCACTTGTGAGGAATGTCAGAGAACCTTTAGGACATACCACCAGTTAGTTCTCCATTCTAGGGTGCACAAGCGTGAGAGAGGCGGTGAAGAGAGTCCAACTTCTTCTGTTGAGGGGAAGTTGTCAAGAGTGGGCTCACTAGAACATGCAGAGGAAGGCTCCGAGGAGGGCTTTGAGGAGGCAGTATTGAGTGAGAACCTTGGTTCAG GCGAAGATGGTTTTGATCGATCAAAAGGCAGATCAAAAGAATGTGGTTACTGTGGCAAATCATTCAGATCCAGCTATTACCTCACAGTTCATCTTAGGACACACACAG GTGAAAAACCATACAAGTGTGCTTACTGCGACTACGCTGCTGCCCAGAAGACTTCACTGAAATATCACCTGGATCGTCGTCACAAGGACAAACCTTACGTAGAGATCCCCAGCAGACCTGTGCCTTCAATGCCCTCTCCTAACGATGGAAAACATGGAAATGACAATGAGAATCCTGCCCCAAATAGATCAACGCTATGGGTTCCTGGAGACAGTTCATGCACCGCTGGAACACCAGAGGACAAATTTGATAGCATAGATAGCAAGCTTGGCAAACCACTCGTTCAGATGAATCCTGAGTGTGAGAAATTAATTGCTAAGTCCGCTTGCTCTTTGCCTGATGATGTGCTCACAAAGTGCCCTGTACCTGTTAACctgaagaaagaaagggaggagataaaatatgaaaactcAGAGGCTCCATTAAATCTGTCCTTAAAagtgtctctctcactccctgCGAGTGCAGAACCTAGAAATGCATTAATTCCAATTGCCTGTTCGTTTTGTACATATAAATCCATGTACCCGGAGGTCCTGATAATGCACAAAAAGCTGTCTCATAAAGACAAGTTTGACAGGACAAAAAACAATGGTTTTGGAGGTAGCTTGAAACAAAAACGTTACACAGGCTGCCCCCCTGCACTTGATGGGAAAGATGTCACCCCACTCCCAATGATTGATAGGCGTCACCCTCGTCGAACCAAATCCCCACCCCCTCAACCTGCAAAACCACAAGAAAAGACACCTGTTAAACAACCTCCCGGTCCTAAGCGGTCCCCTGTCCATGCCCCCCTGCATGATGTTCAGGAATCCCAGTGTCGTAAACAGAATGCTGACTCGCTGCCCAGACAGGAATCCTCCAGGTATACAGAGCTCATGAGGAAGTCTCACACGGGAAGCAAACATGTAATGGACCGCCTCCCAGACAGAGTGGGAATTGGTGAGAGGAGTTACCCAGTGAGAAGTGGTGTCATTTGGCACTCAGATGCCGCCAGGTTGTGCCTGTCGAGTCGATTTGGGAGCCTCCCCCAGATGGATTTTGGTGAGCCTTCCAGCAAGAGACTGAAGTACTCTGTACCTACAGGCCGGGAAGCTGACGCTGGTGAGAAACCTGGATATAGAGGATCAGCAGGAGATGGATCAGGCAGGCTGATGATGCCAGGTAGAAGTGTGAAAAGCACATCCCAAGGGTTGGGTCCTTCCACAGGTTCCGAGACCTTGGGTTCTGTAAAGAATACATCAACAGCAGTCAGTGGAGGTTTAGACACAGAGTGGAGCGTGATGAACCTTCTGCGCTCCTACACACCCAATGACCTGGCATCTCTGTATCACAGCACTCCAGCTAACCCTAGTCATGGAGGACTGGCCAACCCAAGAGCAG GGGGCAGAGCTGTGCTGTACCAACACTTACCTACTCTGCCCAGCCTGCAGAGGAGAGACCCCTCGGCTTCCTCTAATCAACGCTATAGGGCCACTGACAAAAGTGCCTGA